A single Sorex araneus isolate mSorAra2 chromosome 8, mSorAra2.pri, whole genome shotgun sequence DNA region contains:
- the LOC101539110 gene encoding zinc finger protein 585A isoform X1 — translation MTMPANWTSLQRSWAPVPEEIGSLCEESVSFRDVTVDFSREEWQHLDLAQKNLYRDVMLETYSHLLSVGYQVPKPEVFLLEQGKEPWTAQGESPGQGCPEVWQISDQIRSYQQRENISLRNVAFFKKMLTTKRDYDKDLRKIIHLSPDFSYSKKPHHCDSFANALKHNLDLYRHNRNVASKNMNKITEYSKILSPNDREHTSTGENLWDFSQCGKFYSCEQAPSQHHKINTRRKAFECVDFGKIFAQKSQIKVHLKVHTGERLYVCIDCGKAFVQKSEFVTHQRTHTREKPYKCSECGKAFFQVSSLFRHQRIHTGEKLYECSECGKGFSYNSDLSIHQKIHTGERHHECSDCGKAFTQKSTLKMHQKIHTGERSYICIECGQAFIQKTHLIAHRRIHTGERPYACNNCGKSFISKSQLQVHQRIHTRTKPFISTEFGKTFNNNSNLITQKKTQMREKSSICTECGKAFTYRSELVIHQRIHTGEKPYGCSDCGKAFTQKSALTVHQRIHTGEKSYVCVKCGLAFIQKAHLIAHQIIHTGEKPYKCGHCGKSFTSKSQLHVHKRIHTGEKPYMCTKCGKAFTNRSNLITHQKTHTGEKSYICAKCGKAFTQRSDLITHQRIHTGEKPYECNTCGKAFTQKSHLNIHQKIHTGERQYECHECGKAFNQKSILIVHQKIHTGEKPYVCAECGRAFIRKSNFITHQRIHTGEKPYECGDCGKSFTSKSQLLVHQPIHTGEKPYVCAVCGKAFSGRSNLSKHQKTHTGEKPYICSECGKSFRQKSELIIHHRIHTGEKPYECSDCGKSFTKKSQLQVHQRIHTGEKPYVCCECGKAFTDRSNLNKHQTTHTGDKPYKCVVCGKGFVQKSVLNVHQSIHT, via the exons GAATCAGTATCCTTCAGGGATGTGACTGTAGATTTCAGCAGAGAGGAGTGGCAGCATCTAGACCTTGCTCAGAAAAACTTGTACCgggatgtgatgctggagacctacaGCCACCTGCTCTCAGTAG GGTATCAAGTTCCCAAGCCAGAGGTTTTCTTGTTGGAGCAAGGAAAAGAGCCCTGGACAGCGCAGGGTGAGAGCCCAGGTCAGGGCTGCCCAG aAGTATGGCAGATCAGTGACCAGATAAGAAGTTACCAACAAAGAGAAAACATATCTTTAAGAAATGTTGCTTTCTTCAAGAAAATGTTGACTACCAAGAGGGATTATGATAAGGAccttagaaaaataattcatctGAGTCCAGACTTTTCTTACTCAAAAAAACCCCACCATTGTGATTCATTTGCTAATGCTTTGAAGCATAATTTAGACTTGTACAGACATAATAGGAATGTTGCATCAAAGAATATGAATAAGATTACTGAATACAGTAAAATTCTTTCTCCCAATGACCGTGAGCATACTTCAACAGGAGAGAATTTATGGGACTTTAGTCAATGTGGAAAATTCTATAGCTGTGAACAAGCACCCTCTCAACATCACAAAATTAATACTAGGAGGAAAGCTTTTGAATGTGTAGACTTTGGAAAGATCTTTGCCCAGAAGTCACAAATCAAAGTACATCTGAAAGTTCATACAGGAGAAAGACTATATGTCTGTATTGACTGTGGGAAGGCTTTTGTGCAGAAGTCAGAGTTTGTTACACATCAAAGAACCCACACTAGAGAGAAACCTTACAAGTGCAGTGAATGTGGAAAAGCCTTTTTCCAAGTATCTTCTCTCTTCAGGCATCAGAGAATTCATACTGGAGAAAAACTGTATGAATGTAGTGAATGTGGAAAAGGTTTCTCTTATAACTCAGATCTCAGTATACATCAGAAAATTCATACTGGAGAAAGACACCATGAATGCAGTGATTGTGGCAAAGCATTCACACAAAAGTCCACACTCAAGATGCATCAGAAAATTCATACAGGTGAAAGATCCTATATTTGTATTGAATGTGGTCAGGCCTTCATCCAGAAAACACACTTGATTGCACACCGAAGAATTCACACAGGAGAAAGACCATATGCATGTAATAACTGCGGGAAATCCTTCATCTCCAAGTCTCAACTCCAGGTCCATCAACGAATTCACACAAGAACAAAACCTTTTATAAGTACTGAATTTGGGAAGACCTTCAATAATAACTCCAACCTCATTACTCAGAAAAAAACTCAAATGAGAGAGAAATCTTCCATATGTACTGAATGTGGTAAGGCCTTTACCTATAGGTCAGAGTTGGTTATACATCAAAGAATTCACACTGGGGAAAAACCATATGGGTGTAGCGATTGTGGAAAAGCCTTTACTCAGAAGTCAGCACTCACTGTGCATCAGAGGATCCATACAGGAGAAAAATCATATGTATGTGTGAAATGTGGGCTAGCCTTCATCCAGAAGGCACACTTGATTGCACATCAGATCATTCATACAGGAGAAAAACCTTATAAATGTGGACATTGTGGGAAATCTTTTACTTCCAAGTCACAACTCCATGTTCATAAACgaattcacacaggagagaaaccttACATGTGTACCAAATGTGGGAAGGCGTTCACTAACCGGTCAAATCTTATTACACATCAGAAAACTCACACAGGAGAAAAATCTTACATATGTGCTaaatgtggaaaggccttcactCAAAGGTCAGACTTGATTACACATCAAAGAATTCATACcggagagaaaccttatgaatGTAATACCTGTGGGAAAGCCTTCACACAAAAGTCACACCTCAACATACACCAGAAAATTCACACCGGAGAAAGACAGTATGAATGCCATGAATGTGGAAAAGCCTTCAACCAGAAATCAATACTCATTGTGCATCAGAAAATTCATACAGGAGAGAAACCCTATGTGTGCGCTGAGTGTGGACGGGCCTTTATCCGGAAGTCAAACTTCATTACTCATCAGAGGATTCATACcggagagaaaccttatgaatGTGGTGATTGTGGGAAATCCTTCACCTCGAAATCTCAGCTGTTGGTGCACCAACCAATTCACACAGGAGAAAAACcttatgtgtgtgctgtgtgtggtaAAGCCTTTAGTGGTAGGTCAAACCTCAGTAAGCACCAGAAAacacatactggagagaaaccctaCATCTGTTCTGAATGTGGAAAGAGCTTCAGGCAGAAGTCAGAGTTAATCATACATCATAGAATTCACACCGGCGAGAAACCTTATGAATGCAGCGATTGTGGCAAATCTTTCACTAAGAAATCACAACTTCAAGTACATCAAagaattcacacaggagagaagcCGTATGTGTGTTGTGAGTGCGGGAAGGCCTTCACTGATAGGTCAAATTTGAATAAACACCAGACAACGCACACTGGAGACAAACCCTACAAATGTGTAGTGTGTGGGAAAGGCTTTGTTCAGAAATCAGTGCTGAATGTTCATCAGAGTATTCACACTTGA